One genomic segment of Mycolicibacterium gilvum includes these proteins:
- the pafA gene encoding Pup--protein ligase: protein MQRRIMGIETEFGVTCTFHGHRRLSPDEVARYLFRRVVSWGRSSNVFLRNGARLYLDVGSHPEYATAECDSLIQLVTHDRAGERVLEDLLIDAEQRLADEGIGGDIYLFKNNTDSAGNSYGCHENYLIVRAGEFSRISDVLLPFLVTRQLICGAGKVLQTPKAATFCLSQRAEHIWEGVSSATTRSRPIINTRDEPHADAEKYRRLHVIVGDSNMSESTTMLKVGSASLVLEMIEAGVAFRDFSLDNPIRAIREVSHDLTGRRPVRLAGGRQASALDIQREYYARAVEYLQSREPNTQIEQVVDLWGRQLDAVESQDFAKVDTEIDWVIKRKLFQRYQDRYNMELSDPKISQLDLAYHDIKRGRGVFDLLQRKGLAARITTDEEIEAAVNTPPQTTRAKLRGEFISAAQEAGRDFTVDWVHLKLNDQAQRTVLCKDPFRSVDERVKRLIASM, encoded by the coding sequence GTGCAGCGACGAATCATGGGCATCGAGACCGAATTCGGTGTCACCTGCACGTTCCACGGCCACCGTCGCCTCAGTCCCGACGAGGTCGCCCGCTATCTCTTTCGGCGGGTCGTGTCGTGGGGGCGTAGCAGCAACGTGTTCCTCCGAAACGGTGCCCGGCTCTACCTCGACGTGGGCAGCCACCCCGAATACGCGACCGCGGAATGCGACAGCCTGATCCAGCTGGTCACCCACGACCGCGCCGGCGAGCGGGTGCTGGAGGACCTGCTCATCGACGCCGAGCAGCGCCTGGCCGATGAGGGCATCGGCGGCGACATCTACCTGTTCAAGAACAACACCGACTCGGCGGGCAATTCGTACGGCTGCCACGAGAACTACCTGATCGTGCGCGCCGGCGAGTTCTCCCGGATCTCGGACGTGCTGCTGCCGTTCCTGGTCACCCGCCAGCTCATCTGCGGTGCGGGCAAGGTCCTGCAGACACCGAAGGCGGCCACCTTCTGCCTGTCGCAGCGCGCCGAGCACATCTGGGAGGGCGTCTCCTCGGCGACGACCCGGTCCCGCCCCATCATCAACACCCGCGACGAACCGCACGCCGACGCCGAGAAGTACCGCCGTCTGCACGTCATCGTCGGCGACTCGAACATGAGCGAGTCCACCACGATGCTCAAGGTCGGTTCGGCCTCGCTGGTGCTGGAGATGATCGAGGCGGGTGTGGCGTTCCGCGATTTCTCGCTGGACAACCCGATCCGCGCGATCCGCGAGGTGAGCCACGACCTGACCGGCCGGCGGCCGGTGCGGCTGGCCGGAGGGCGGCAGGCCAGCGCGCTGGACATCCAGCGCGAGTACTACGCCCGCGCGGTGGAGTACCTGCAGTCGCGCGAACCCAACACCCAGATCGAGCAGGTGGTGGATCTGTGGGGCCGCCAACTCGACGCCGTCGAGAGTCAGGATTTCGCGAAGGTCGACACCGAGATCGACTGGGTGATCAAGCGCAAGCTGTTCCAGCGCTATCAGGACCGCTACAACATGGAGCTGTCCGACCCGAAGATCAGCCAGCTCGACCTCGCCTACCACGACATCAAGCGCGGTCGCGGCGTGTTCGACCTGCTGCAGCGCAAGGGCCTGGCGGCGCGGATCACCACCGACGAGGAGATCGAGGCGGCGGTCAACACCCCGCCGCAGACCACCCGGGCCAAGCTGCGCGGTGAGTTCATCAGCGCCGCCCAGGAAGCCGGACGGGATTTCACCGTCGACTGGGTGCACCTCAAGCTCAACGATCAGGCGCAGCGCACGGTGCTGTGCAAGGATCCGTTCCGCTCGGTCGACGAGAGGGTCAAGAGGCTCATCGCGAGCATGTGA
- a CDS encoding DUF7162 family protein, with product MGEIASVDLDRLQALAERFRDVATDVDGLRVPGLDPAELPGAAVGRVAVGELVSPAVSAVVRRLTEWASAACAAAESFRDADAGHGERFLPR from the coding sequence ATGGGGGAAATCGCATCTGTCGATCTGGACCGGTTGCAGGCCCTGGCCGAGCGCTTCCGCGACGTGGCGACGGACGTCGACGGCCTGCGCGTGCCCGGGCTCGACCCGGCGGAACTGCCGGGCGCGGCGGTGGGCCGGGTCGCCGTGGGTGAGCTGGTGTCGCCGGCCGTCAGCGCGGTGGTGCGGCGCCTGACCGAGTGGGCGTCGGCCGCCTGCGCGGCCGCCGAGTCGTTCCGCGACGCCGACGCCGGTCACGGAGAACGGTTCCTCCCCCGGTGA
- a CDS encoding alpha/beta hydrolase, whose protein sequence is MSPTVSAARRWRPDALLELAEQCDDAARRLCDHIDDSVTAADASRDYWTGAAADAARGAARGIAADAARAAHRLVNASAAARDGATQIGAARDDAVGQVDDAMEHGFLVADDGTVTVGADPDPLLVALAGGRDTLAADLLQLRADELSVRIPAALDRLGAADSDAAADLVRALTDTDRPVTPAPTVPAGAWPVPSGDVVDGWPAMSQDRIAAQVAAMTDDQRARLIAEFPHQVGNTDGVPWDMRVAANRTNIATAILAESAADAPSRRRIAFYRSLLGEVDDPSGDTRIARQILAFDPGRASLVELHGDLGTARSVAVLVPGVNTTVEGSAANAATARRFVSGSDGRLAMITYLGGPFPQVHDPVTAVAAADRRYALEMAPRLVAFSEDVARRVPDSVLVTVVGHSYGGSIVGTAETLGLTSDRTVFLAAAGAGVGVDDPGDWHNRNPHVQRYSMTAPGDFIELVQGIPGGPHGADPDEMDGVIGLPTGFYDDGGLVAGWEAHSGMLNRPSGAWRTILDVLTGDPGTLSSASSIPAGG, encoded by the coding sequence GTGAGCCCGACGGTCTCCGCGGCGCGGCGGTGGCGGCCGGACGCGCTGCTCGAGCTCGCCGAGCAGTGTGACGATGCTGCCCGTCGCCTCTGCGACCACATCGACGACTCCGTCACCGCCGCCGACGCGAGCCGCGACTACTGGACCGGCGCCGCCGCCGACGCCGCCCGCGGCGCCGCACGGGGCATCGCCGCCGACGCCGCGAGGGCCGCACACCGTCTGGTCAACGCCTCCGCGGCCGCCCGCGACGGCGCCACCCAGATCGGCGCGGCCCGCGACGATGCCGTCGGGCAGGTCGACGACGCGATGGAGCACGGCTTCCTCGTCGCCGACGACGGGACGGTGACCGTCGGGGCAGATCCTGATCCTCTGCTGGTCGCCCTCGCCGGTGGCCGCGACACCCTCGCGGCCGACCTGCTGCAACTGCGCGCCGACGAGTTGAGCGTGCGCATCCCGGCCGCGCTGGACCGGCTCGGTGCGGCCGACAGCGACGCCGCCGCCGATCTGGTCCGCGCGCTGACCGACACCGACCGGCCGGTCACGCCTGCGCCGACGGTGCCCGCCGGCGCCTGGCCGGTACCGTCCGGTGACGTCGTCGACGGGTGGCCGGCGATGAGCCAGGACAGGATCGCCGCTCAGGTCGCGGCGATGACCGACGATCAGCGCGCCCGGTTGATCGCCGAGTTCCCCCACCAGGTCGGCAACACCGACGGGGTTCCGTGGGACATGCGGGTCGCCGCCAACCGCACCAACATCGCCACGGCGATCCTCGCCGAGTCGGCCGCCGACGCCCCCTCGCGGCGGCGGATCGCGTTCTACCGCAGCCTTCTCGGTGAGGTCGATGATCCGTCCGGCGACACCAGGATCGCGCGGCAGATCCTGGCCTTCGATCCCGGCCGGGCCTCGCTGGTGGAACTGCACGGCGACCTCGGCACCGCCCGCAGTGTCGCGGTGCTCGTCCCCGGGGTGAACACGACCGTCGAGGGTTCGGCGGCCAACGCCGCGACCGCGCGCAGGTTCGTGTCCGGATCGGACGGGCGCCTGGCGATGATCACCTATCTGGGCGGCCCCTTCCCCCAGGTGCACGACCCCGTCACCGCGGTGGCCGCCGCCGACCGGCGCTACGCGCTCGAGATGGCGCCTCGCCTGGTCGCGTTCAGCGAGGACGTGGCCCGGCGCGTACCCGACAGCGTGCTGGTCACGGTGGTCGGCCACTCCTACGGCGGGTCGATCGTCGGGACCGCCGAAACTCTGGGCCTGACCTCGGACCGCACGGTGTTCCTGGCCGCAGCGGGAGCCGGGGTCGGCGTGGACGACCCCGGCGACTGGCACAACCGCAACCCGCACGTGCAGAGGTACTCGATGACGGCGCCGGGCGATTTCATCGAGTTGGTGCAGGGCATCCCCGGTGGTCCGCACGGCGCCGATCCGGACGAGATGGACGGAGTGATCGGCCTGCCCACAGGGTTCTACGACGACGGCGGGCTGGTGGCGGGTTGGGAGGCGCACTCCGGGATGCTGAACCGCCCGTCGGGTGCGTGGCGCACGATCCTCGACGTCCTCACCGGCGATCCGGGGACGCTCAGTTCCGCGTCGTCCATCCCAGCCGGCGGCTGA
- a CDS encoding IclR family transcriptional regulator, translating to MAQHDKTSTTSPTDAPAAVQSVDRALQVLEIVAAHGQAGVTEIAAELGVHKSTVSRLVAVLEARGYVEQVSERGKYRLGFAIPRLAHVAGGQNDLVKLGQAACDMLSAGVGETANLAVLDADRIVNIVEAIGPSEITLRTWVGQSCPAYATSSGKVLLAGLDPAELPARIRPPLTEFTDSTLCGLAELQDELAAVRERGWACVREELEVGLNAVAAPVYDVHAQVIAALSVSGPSYRLAVDRFDEVAKQTVAAAEQISRRLGWTTRN from the coding sequence ATGGCCCAGCACGACAAGACCTCCACGACCTCGCCGACTGATGCACCGGCGGCCGTGCAGTCCGTCGATCGTGCGCTGCAGGTGCTGGAGATCGTCGCGGCGCACGGGCAGGCCGGGGTCACCGAGATCGCGGCCGAGCTGGGCGTGCACAAGTCGACGGTGTCGCGTCTGGTCGCCGTTCTCGAGGCGCGCGGCTACGTCGAGCAGGTGTCCGAGAGGGGTAAGTACCGGCTGGGTTTCGCGATCCCGCGACTGGCCCACGTCGCGGGCGGGCAGAACGATCTGGTGAAACTCGGGCAGGCGGCCTGCGACATGCTCAGTGCCGGCGTGGGGGAGACGGCGAATCTGGCTGTGCTGGACGCCGACCGCATCGTCAACATCGTCGAGGCCATCGGGCCCTCGGAGATCACGTTGCGCACGTGGGTCGGTCAGAGCTGTCCGGCCTACGCCACCTCCAGCGGCAAGGTGCTGCTGGCCGGGCTCGATCCCGCCGAACTGCCGGCCCGTATCCGTCCGCCGCTGACCGAGTTCACCGACTCCACGCTGTGCGGACTGGCAGAGCTGCAGGACGAGCTTGCGGCGGTTCGTGAGCGCGGGTGGGCCTGCGTGCGTGAGGAACTCGAGGTCGGGCTGAACGCGGTCGCCGCACCGGTGTACGACGTTCATGCGCAAGTCATTGCCGCGCTGAGCGTTTCGGGTCCGTCGTACCGGCTGGCGGTGGACCGGTTCGACGAGGTCGCCAAGCAGACCGTCGCCGCCGCCGAGCAGATCAGCCGCCGGCTGGGATGGACGACGCGGAACTGA
- a CDS encoding putative nucleotidyltransferase substrate binding domain-containing protein — protein sequence MPSSSGPAEPADLPTFLAAHTPFQGLTAEELAELAAGAQLEAFPAAAVVADYSARVPDEVWMVRDGAVALRSSGDGALIDVVTAGGIFGYLPLLTGAGADFEARTTSPSTLVRLPGAAVRAQFAKPSGLAFLASAGWNRPADRPTIAPATDSRPVAELVNGDVLLVAPDDPVRDVVVQMTDHHVSYALIRLPDGRLGIFSDRDLRIRVVAAGLPVDVAVDRVMSAPARTVTADMTADSVLMEMLECGLRHMPVLTPRGEVIGVLEDADLLAATARQSFLLRRSIGQASDAAQLQQVGRRVTATAVDLFRNGTNAAATSAILSVVIDSLVRRSLELVLAQPENSGVGGFAWLTLGSVARREAMPSSDVDSALSWRDDLDGEAPRLRGIAADVHHILDGCGLPADSNGAIATTTAFARSQSDWRRAAQGWVDEPLRNLGLIMSSLLLDARVVWGEVGLHTAPAAYQRIREKNPEALRLQLLDALAGKMRTRSLRDVLSRRGGTFDLKNHALAPIVNLARWGGLSAGVTSASTPARLAAAAQAGVLRDADSRTLCDVFAMVQRLRLAHQVEQISAGHPPGDIITMSELSPLNRSLLGDGLREIAAVRRRVGSAGLTGI from the coding sequence GTGCCGAGCTCATCAGGACCGGCTGAGCCGGCGGACCTGCCGACGTTCCTGGCCGCGCACACCCCGTTCCAGGGTTTGACGGCCGAGGAACTCGCCGAGCTGGCCGCGGGCGCACAGCTGGAGGCGTTCCCCGCCGCGGCGGTGGTCGCCGACTATTCGGCCAGGGTGCCCGACGAGGTCTGGATGGTCCGCGACGGCGCGGTCGCACTGCGCTCCAGCGGTGACGGCGCGCTGATCGATGTCGTCACGGCGGGCGGCATTTTCGGATACCTGCCCCTGCTCACCGGTGCCGGCGCCGATTTCGAAGCCCGCACCACCTCGCCGAGCACCCTGGTCAGACTGCCGGGTGCGGCGGTGCGCGCGCAGTTCGCCAAACCCTCGGGACTGGCGTTTCTGGCCTCGGCGGGATGGAACCGTCCCGCCGACCGCCCCACCATCGCCCCCGCGACCGACAGCCGCCCCGTCGCCGAACTGGTCAACGGCGACGTGCTGCTGGTCGCACCGGACGATCCGGTGCGCGACGTCGTCGTACAGATGACCGACCACCACGTGTCCTACGCGCTGATCCGGTTACCCGACGGACGGCTCGGCATCTTCAGCGACCGGGACCTGCGGATCCGGGTGGTGGCCGCCGGACTGCCCGTCGACGTCGCCGTCGACAGGGTGATGAGCGCCCCTGCGCGCACCGTGACGGCCGACATGACCGCCGACAGCGTGCTGATGGAGATGCTGGAATGCGGGCTGCGGCACATGCCGGTGCTCACACCACGTGGTGAGGTGATCGGTGTCCTGGAGGACGCGGACCTGTTGGCTGCCACCGCCCGGCAGAGCTTCCTGCTGCGCCGCTCCATCGGGCAGGCGAGCGACGCGGCGCAGCTGCAGCAGGTCGGTCGGCGGGTCACCGCCACAGCCGTCGACCTGTTCCGCAACGGCACCAACGCGGCCGCCACCAGCGCGATCCTGTCGGTGGTCATCGACAGCCTGGTCCGTCGCTCCCTCGAACTCGTTCTCGCACAACCGGAGAACTCCGGCGTGGGCGGCTTCGCCTGGCTGACACTGGGGAGCGTCGCGCGCCGCGAGGCGATGCCGTCCTCCGATGTGGACAGCGCGCTGTCGTGGCGCGACGACCTCGACGGCGAAGCGCCACGATTGCGCGGGATCGCCGCCGACGTGCACCACATCCTGGACGGCTGCGGGTTGCCCGCCGACAGCAACGGCGCGATCGCGACCACGACGGCGTTCGCGCGGTCGCAGTCGGACTGGCGGCGCGCCGCCCAGGGATGGGTGGACGAACCGCTGCGCAATCTCGGCCTGATCATGTCGTCGCTGCTTCTCGACGCGCGCGTGGTGTGGGGTGAGGTGGGTCTGCACACCGCGCCTGCGGCGTATCAGCGCATCCGGGAGAAGAACCCCGAGGCGCTGAGACTGCAGCTTCTCGACGCGCTGGCGGGGAAAATGCGGACCCGGTCGTTACGCGATGTGCTGTCGCGTCGCGGCGGCACGTTCGACCTCAAGAACCATGCTCTCGCCCCGATCGTGAATCTGGCTCGCTGGGGCGGCCTTTCGGCGGGTGTCACCTCGGCGAGCACCCCGGCCCGGCTGGCGGCCGCGGCGCAGGCCGGGGTGCTGCGCGACGCGGACAGCCGCACGCTGTGCGACGTGTTCGCGATGGTGCAGCGCCTGCGGCTGGCCCATCAGGTCGAGCAGATCTCGGCCGGGCACCCGCCGGGTGACATCATCACGATGTCGGAGCTGTCGCCGTTGAACCGCAGCCTGCTCGGCGACGGTCTGCGCGAAATCGCCGCCGTGCGGCGACGAGTCGGCAGCGCAGGACTGACCGGCATATAG
- a CDS encoding GMC family oxidoreductase has translation MADAGVFDYVIAGGGTAGCVLAARLSEDPDVTVCLLEAGPSDVGDDAILVLSDWMRLLDSGYDWDYPVEPQERGNSFMRHARAKVLGGCSSHNSCIAFHPPAEALDEWAAMGATGWSAAEVLPLVQRLTETVRLRDVPPDDPCGTAVLEAAAEVGIPTVSFNRGQTVRNGAGWFQINATPDGTRLSTSHAFLHPILGTRSNLEVRTDSWVSEILFDDASRATGVRYQRADLTGYDTVAARREVILTAGAIDTPKLLMLSGIGPTAHLREMGIDVRVDSPGVGANLDDHVEGLVFWEASRPMVTASTQWWEIGLFTTVDEIPEGVRAQPDLMMHYGSVPFDMNTLRHGYPTTDNGFCLTPNVTQGRSRGTVRLRSRDFRDRARVDPRYFTDPDSYDERIMLAGVKLARAIAAQAPLAPWVARELAPGPDATTDDELLDYIHRCHNTVYHPAATARMGSSSDPMAVLDPQLRVKGVRGLRVVDASAMPKLPAVNPNITVMTMAEKCAELIRTG, from the coding sequence ATGGCTGACGCGGGGGTGTTCGACTACGTCATCGCCGGTGGCGGCACCGCGGGCTGTGTGCTGGCGGCGCGGTTGTCCGAGGATCCGGACGTGACGGTGTGCCTGCTCGAGGCCGGTCCCTCCGACGTCGGTGACGACGCGATCCTGGTGCTCTCGGATTGGATGCGACTGCTGGACTCCGGCTACGACTGGGACTATCCGGTCGAGCCGCAGGAGCGCGGGAACTCGTTCATGCGCCATGCCCGGGCCAAGGTGCTCGGCGGGTGTTCGTCGCACAACTCGTGCATCGCGTTCCACCCGCCTGCCGAGGCACTCGACGAGTGGGCGGCCATGGGTGCGACCGGCTGGAGCGCCGCCGAGGTGCTTCCGCTGGTGCAACGCCTCACCGAGACGGTGCGGCTGCGCGATGTCCCGCCCGACGATCCCTGTGGCACAGCGGTTCTCGAAGCCGCCGCCGAGGTCGGCATCCCGACGGTGTCCTTCAACCGCGGCCAGACCGTCCGCAACGGGGCCGGCTGGTTCCAGATCAACGCGACCCCCGACGGCACCAGGTTGTCCACCAGTCACGCCTTCCTGCACCCGATTCTGGGCACGCGAAGCAACCTGGAGGTCCGCACGGACTCGTGGGTGTCGGAGATCCTGTTCGACGACGCGTCGCGTGCCACCGGCGTGCGCTACCAACGGGCCGACCTGACCGGTTACGACACCGTCGCGGCACGTCGCGAGGTGATCCTCACCGCCGGCGCCATCGACACCCCGAAGTTGTTGATGCTCTCCGGGATCGGGCCGACAGCGCATCTGCGCGAGATGGGGATCGACGTCCGCGTCGACTCACCCGGGGTGGGCGCCAACCTCGACGACCATGTGGAGGGCCTGGTCTTCTGGGAGGCCTCCCGGCCGATGGTGACCGCGTCGACGCAGTGGTGGGAGATCGGGCTGTTCACCACCGTCGACGAGATCCCCGAGGGTGTGCGGGCGCAGCCCGACCTGATGATGCACTACGGCAGCGTGCCGTTCGACATGAACACCCTGCGGCACGGCTACCCGACCACCGACAACGGATTCTGCCTGACGCCCAACGTCACGCAGGGGCGGTCGCGGGGCACCGTCCGGTTGCGGTCCCGGGACTTCCGCGACCGCGCCCGGGTGGATCCCCGGTACTTCACCGATCCGGACTCCTACGACGAGCGGATCATGCTCGCCGGGGTCAAACTCGCACGCGCGATCGCCGCTCAGGCGCCGCTGGCGCCCTGGGTGGCCCGGGAGCTCGCACCGGGGCCCGACGCGACGACCGACGACGAACTGCTCGACTACATCCACCGCTGCCACAACACCGTCTACCACCCGGCCGCCACGGCCAGGATGGGGTCGTCGTCGGACCCGATGGCGGTCCTCGATCCCCAGCTGAGGGTGAAAGGCGTTCGGGGACTGCGTGTCGTGGACGCCTCGGCGATGCCGAAACTTCCTGCGGTGAACCCGAACATCACCGTGATGACGATGGCGGAGAAGTGTGCCGAGCTCATCAGGACCGGCTGA
- a CDS encoding APC family permease translates to MVINQPHADSGMQDFGYKESLDRSIGKFASFAAGVSYISILTGTFQLFYFGFGTAGPAYLWSWPLVFVGQMAVALCFMELAAKYPVAGSVYNWSKKLASRLVGWTSGWLMLTASIVTISAVALAYQLNLPRLWSGFQIIGDGSGTYDYAANAVLLGSLLIAFTTLVNALGVRLMSRINSSGVFIELIAAVLIVFLLAINVQHSPEIFFSTNGYGAGESMGFLGAFLIASLASGYVMYGFDTASSLGEETVEPRRTAPKAIARAILASFVIGGGILVFAVMAAPNLQDPQLGESSGGLQYIVQQVMWGPLGTIFLACIVIAVTVCCLAVHTAAIRLTFAMARDNALPFGEKLATVNPKTQTPIVPAVTIGIISILILVINVANVQIFTVLTSIAIIMIYLAYLMVTGPLLKKRIQGHWPPPDLKEGGYFTMGKWGMPVNIVAVIWGIGMALNLAWPRAAVYGEGWYYEWGAFIYIGAILGAGLVWYFVKGRNHIGTLKSHAAESLDG, encoded by the coding sequence ATGGTGATCAATCAACCGCATGCCGACAGCGGCATGCAGGATTTCGGGTACAAGGAGTCGCTGGACCGCAGTATCGGCAAGTTCGCGAGCTTCGCCGCGGGCGTCAGCTACATCTCGATCCTGACCGGCACCTTCCAGCTTTTCTACTTCGGTTTCGGCACCGCCGGTCCGGCATACCTGTGGTCCTGGCCCCTCGTGTTCGTCGGTCAGATGGCCGTCGCGCTGTGCTTCATGGAGCTCGCCGCCAAGTACCCGGTGGCCGGGTCGGTCTACAACTGGAGCAAGAAACTCGCCAGCCGCCTGGTGGGCTGGACGTCGGGTTGGCTGATGCTGACGGCGTCGATCGTGACGATCTCGGCGGTCGCGCTGGCCTACCAGCTGAACCTGCCGCGGCTGTGGAGCGGATTCCAGATCATCGGCGACGGCAGCGGCACCTACGACTATGCCGCCAACGCGGTGCTGCTCGGCTCCCTGCTGATCGCGTTCACCACCCTGGTGAACGCACTCGGCGTGCGCCTGATGTCGAGGATCAATTCCAGCGGCGTCTTCATCGAGTTGATCGCCGCCGTGCTGATCGTGTTCCTGTTGGCGATCAACGTGCAGCACAGCCCCGAGATCTTCTTCTCCACCAACGGATACGGCGCCGGCGAGAGCATGGGCTTCCTCGGCGCCTTCCTGATCGCCTCGCTGGCGTCGGGCTATGTGATGTACGGCTTCGACACCGCGAGCTCGCTCGGTGAGGAGACCGTCGAGCCGCGCCGCACCGCGCCCAAGGCGATCGCGCGGGCGATCCTGGCGTCCTTCGTGATCGGCGGCGGAATCCTCGTCTTCGCGGTGATGGCCGCACCGAACCTGCAGGATCCGCAGTTGGGGGAGAGCAGCGGCGGTCTGCAGTACATCGTCCAGCAGGTCATGTGGGGCCCGCTGGGCACGATCTTCCTGGCCTGCATCGTCATCGCGGTCACGGTGTGCTGTCTGGCGGTGCACACCGCGGCGATCCGGCTGACGTTCGCGATGGCCCGCGACAATGCGTTGCCGTTCGGGGAGAAGCTCGCCACCGTGAACCCGAAGACCCAGACCCCGATCGTCCCGGCGGTGACGATCGGGATCATCTCGATACTGATCCTGGTCATCAATGTCGCCAACGTCCAGATCTTCACGGTGCTGACGTCGATCGCGATCATCATGATCTATCTCGCCTACCTGATGGTCACGGGGCCGCTGCTGAAGAAGCGGATCCAAGGGCATTGGCCGCCACCGGATCTCAAGGAGGGCGGCTACTTCACCATGGGTAAGTGGGGGATGCCCGTCAACATCGTCGCCGTGATCTGGGGCATCGGGATGGCGTTGAACCTCGCCTGGCCCCGCGCGGCGGTCTACGGCGAGGGCTGGTATTACGAGTGGGGCGCGTTCATCTACATCGGGGCGATCCTCGGCGCCGGTCTGGTGTGGTATTTCGTCAAGGGCCGCAACCACATCGGCACACTGAAGTCGCACGCTGCCGAGAGCCTCGATGGCTGA
- a CDS encoding aldehyde dehydrogenase family protein, with protein MDGDPDLCIGGAWRHACDGGTRDIINPANGAVAAVVDEATPQDALDAVAAARAAFDQGGWRATAVAERSALLQRIADLLQRDKEDLARLETVDTGKTLAESRIDIDDVTSVFRYYANLVASEAERVVDVGDPAVISRVIREPIGVCVLIAPWNYPLLQMSWKVAPALAAGCTMVAKPSEVTPLSTIAFAKLLDEAGVPPGVVNLIQGSGATLGPALTDNPQVDFISFTGGLATGRTIARTAAEHVTKVALELGGKNPHLVFADIRDAGRESGWDAAVDHVLTGVFLHSGQVCSAGTRLIIEESIADEFVADLAARAATIRMGDGLDPASETGPLVSAQHRDKVESYVRLGISEGAQLIAGGCRPEDPVLAGGYFYRPTIFDRCDRSMRIVQEETFGPILTVERFTDEAEAVTLGNDTEYGLAAGVRTTDTARGERVVRALRHGTVWLNDFGYYTAAAEWGGFGRSGNGRELGPTGLAEYQEIKHIWHNTAPAAAGWFTG; from the coding sequence ATGGACGGCGATCCCGACCTGTGCATCGGCGGCGCGTGGCGCCATGCCTGCGACGGTGGCACCCGCGACATCATCAATCCGGCGAACGGCGCGGTGGCGGCGGTCGTGGACGAGGCGACTCCCCAGGATGCTCTCGACGCCGTCGCCGCGGCCAGGGCTGCGTTCGACCAGGGAGGCTGGCGGGCAACGGCGGTCGCCGAACGGTCGGCTCTGCTGCAGCGGATCGCCGATCTGCTGCAGCGCGACAAGGAGGACCTGGCGCGGCTGGAAACCGTCGACACCGGCAAGACCCTGGCCGAGAGCCGGATCGACATCGACGATGTGACGTCGGTGTTCCGCTACTACGCCAACCTGGTCGCCTCCGAGGCCGAGCGGGTGGTCGACGTCGGCGACCCCGCCGTGATCAGCCGCGTGATCCGGGAGCCGATCGGGGTGTGCGTGCTGATCGCGCCCTGGAACTACCCGCTGCTGCAGATGTCGTGGAAGGTGGCCCCGGCGTTGGCGGCGGGGTGCACGATGGTCGCGAAGCCCAGTGAGGTGACGCCGCTGTCGACGATCGCCTTCGCGAAACTGCTCGACGAGGCGGGGGTGCCACCCGGGGTGGTCAACCTGATCCAGGGCAGCGGTGCGACGCTGGGCCCGGCGCTGACCGACAACCCGCAGGTCGACTTCATCTCGTTCACAGGAGGTCTCGCGACCGGACGCACCATCGCACGGACGGCCGCCGAACACGTCACCAAGGTCGCCCTCGAGCTCGGCGGCAAGAATCCGCACCTCGTCTTCGCCGACATCAGGGACGCGGGCAGGGAATCCGGGTGGGACGCAGCCGTCGACCATGTCCTGACGGGAGTGTTCCTGCATTCCGGACAGGTGTGCTCGGCCGGCACCCGGCTGATCATCGAGGAGTCGATCGCCGACGAGTTCGTCGCCGACCTCGCGGCCCGCGCCGCGACGATCAGGATGGGTGACGGTCTGGACCCCGCCAGCGAGACCGGTCCGCTGGTCTCCGCGCAGCACCGCGACAAGGTGGAAAGCTATGTGCGGCTGGGTATCTCCGAGGGGGCGCAGCTCATCGCCGGGGGGTGCCGACCCGAGGACCCGGTGCTCGCCGGCGGCTACTTCTACCGACCCACCATCTTCGACCGATGTGACCGCTCGATGCGGATCGTGCAGGAGGAGACGTTCGGCCCGATACTGACGGTGGAACGATTCACAGACGAGGCCGAGGCGGTCACCCTCGGCAACGACACGGAATACGGTCTCGCCGCCGGTGTCCGGACCACGGACACGGCGCGGGGCGAACGTGTGGTGCGGGCACTGCGGCACGGCACGGTGTGGCTCAACGATTTCGGCTACTACACCGCAGCGGCGGAGTGGGGCGGATTCGGCAGGTCCGGTAACGGCCGCGAACTGGGTCCGACGGGCCTTGCGGAATACCAAGAGATCAAACATATCTGGCACAACACCGCCCCCGCTGCCGCGGGTTGGTTCACAGGCTAG